One Acidobacteriota bacterium genomic window, CCTTCTACGGGCAGGCACCGAGTTCTCTGATCTACCTCGGAAGTCCCGTCTTCCGCGGGATCGCCACCATCGTCACCTCCGAGGGAGGAGAGAACATCGAGGGCGTCATCGACCGGACCGACGCGACCTATCTGGCTCGATTCATGCGCTCGGTGGTGGCCCACGAGACGGGCCACCAGTGGTGGGGCGCTCGCGTAAGCAACGCCAACAGCGGGAACTACTGGTTCGTCGAGAGCCTGGCGGAGTACTCGTCGGCGATCTATCTGGAACTCGTCTACGGCAAGGAGGAGTATGAAGCCAAGGTGAAGGAGTGGCGCGACCGGGTCCTGGAGATCGAGCCGCTCGCAAGCGTCCAGAACGCCTCCATCATGTGGGGCGGCGAGATGCCGGGTGCCGCCTACCAGGCGGCGGTCTACAACAAGGGCCCGTATGCGATGCACATCTTGCGGAAGACCTTCGGCGACGAGAAGTTCTTCCGGTTCTTCCGCGCCCTCGCCCGGACGCTTGCCGGCAAGCAGATCGTGACCCGGGACATCCAGCGGATCGCCGAGGCCGCTTTCGGCGGGAACATGGACTGGTTCTTCGACCAATGGATCCGGGGCGTGGGTACGCCGGAGTTCCGCTACGACCTGAAATACCGGCAAACCGAGGATGGACAGTACCTGGTCGAGGGGACGGTCTGGCAGCGGGTGGTCCTGGGCAAGGAGAAGCAGGTCATCGAGGGCCGCACGTTCCGGGCCGCCGTGCCGGTGGTCGTGCAGTTCCGGGATGGCTCGGAGCACGAGCAGATCCTTCTCGTCGAGGGGCCCGAGACGAAGGTGAGGTTCAAGGTGCCGAAGCGCCCCAAGAAGCTGATCTTCAATGGAGGTGAAGCGGTTCTCGCTGCTTCGGCCAAGGAGGGAACCTTCACCGAGAGCTGACCCGGAAGCTCCTCGTCCCGCTGCGCCCGGTGGAGGCGCGGTTCCGGGGGTCTTCTTTGAACCGTTGGGGGAGAACGGCGGCTGTCGCCTTGGCGTTGGCCGCCTACGCGTCCCTGTTTCAGGGCTGCCGCCCCATTTGGGAGCCCGACGAGGGGCGCTACACCGCCGTCGCCGTGCAGATGCTCGAAAGCGGGGATTGGATCCACCCGCGCCTGCATCCCGCCCATCCACACTATTCCAAACCGCCGTTCACCTACTGGGCCCTCGCCGCGAGCCTCGCAGTCTTCGGCCGCAACGAATGGGCCGCCCGAATGCCGAACGCTCTGGCGCTCGCCGCGCTCATCGCGATCGCCGCCCGGCTCGGCCGGCGGTTCGCACCGCGTGCCGGGTGGGCGGCCGGCTTCGCAGTGGCGACGATGCCGGGTCCGCTCGTCGCCGCCAATGTCGTCACCACCGACACGCTCCTCGCCGCTTGGGAGGCGCTGGGAGCCCTTGGATTCGTGACGGCCTGGTGGGCAGGAGACGAGCGGCAGCGGCGGCGCGGGGCTTTCCTGATGTGGACCGCCTTCGGCATGGCCTTCTTGACGAAAGGACCGCCGGGCCTGTTGCCTTTGCTGGCCTTCGCGGTGTTCGCCCTCCTGGAGCGCCGCTGGCAGGGGCTCGCCGCGTTCCGTTCGGCGGCCGGGCTGGCGGCGTTCGCCGTTCTCGCGTTCGGCTGGTTCGCGGTCGTGATCGCGCAGGAACCGGTGCTGCTCCGTTACTTCCTGTTCAACGAATTCGTCGAGCGGATCGCTTCGGGCGTGCACCGCCGCAACCCCGAATGGTACGGGCCGTTCAAGGCGTACCTTCCCGGCCTGCTCCTCGGTTCGCTTCCCTGGACGCTCCCGGCCATGAAGGGTCTCGGCCGGGGCCTGGCGGACTTGCGGCGGCGCTCGCCCGGCGCGGCAGCCGAGGATCGTCTGCTCGCCCTCTGGGTCGGCGTGCCTCTGGTCGTGCTCTCGCTGGCGAAGTCCCGGCTGCCGCTGTACGTCCTGCCGCTGTTCCTCCCGCTCGCCCTCCTTGCGGTGCGGCGGCTGCCCTTTCCCGAATCGCCGCGGCTCCGCGGTGCGCGCATGTGGACCGCCGCGGCCCTCGCTCTCGCGACCCTCGGGCTCCGTGCCGTCCCCTGGCATCCCGCGCCGCACCGCGATGCTCTCCGCGCCTCGCGGGAGATCGCGGAGCTGGCTGGCGCGGTGCCCGCGGAGGTGCTGTTCGTGGACACCCGCCCGTGGTACGGTCTGAGCTTCTACATGGGCACGCAGGTCGACCGCGCCCGCCTCCACCCGGTCCGTCTGCCGGACGGACGCGACGAGGCGCTGGCGCGGCATCTCGAGCGGGCGATCCGGGGGCCCCGGCTGGTGGCCGGGTGGCCCCAGCTTCTCGACGAGATCCGGGAACAGGCCCGCTCGAGGGGATATGCCGTCGAGCCGCTCGGGATCATCGACGGGTTGCTGTTTTGCCGGCTGGGAGGCGAGCGTTGAGCGACGGGCGGAGACGGCCGGAGGTCTCGATCGTCCTTCCCGCCTACGACGAGAGGGAATCCCTGCCGGCCTTGCTGGACGAGCTCGCGAGCGAGCTGGCCGGCGCTCCTTTTTCCTACGAGGTCATCGTCGTCGACGACGGATCGCGGGACGGCACGGCGGAGATCGCCGACGAGGCGGCCGCTCGCGACCCGCGCGTGCGCGCCCTCCACCTGGCGCGGAACAGCGGGCAGTCGGCGGCTTTCGCGGTGGGGTTTCGCCATGCGCGGGGGGAGATCGTCGTCACGCTCGACGCCGACGGGCAGAATCCCCCCGCGGAGATACCACGCCTCGTTGCGGCGGTCCGGGGCGGGGCCGACGTCGCCGCGGGCTACCGGGCCACACGCCGCGACTCGTGGTGGCGCCGCCTCCAGTCGAGAATCGCCAATCGGATCAGGAACCTCCTGACGCACGAGACGATCCGCGACACCGGGTGCTCCCTCAAGGCGTTCCGGGCCGAGTTCGCGCGCGACCTGCCCGCGTTCGATGGGATGCACCGCTTTTTGCCGACCCTGTGCCGGATTCTCGGCGCGACGACGGTCGTCGAGGTCCCGGTGGCCCATCGTCCCCGGCGGGCGGGACGGTCGAAGTACGGGATGGCGAACCGGGCGCTGCGGGGTCTTTTCGATCTGCTGGCCGTGCGCTGGATGCAACGGCGATGGCTTCCTCCGCGGCGCCTCGTGCTCCGGGGTCCGGGCGAGGGGGAGCACGGCCGATGAGGCGGCAGGGCGGGCCAGCCGAGACGGAACCGGCCCCGCGAAACCGGTCGAAGGCGCGGGTGACGATCGGGGCCGAGACCGTCGTCAAGGACTATCGCGATTGTCCGGTGCTCGTCCGGTGGATGGGGCGGTACTGGCTCGATCGGGAAGAGCGGGCCCTGCGTCGTCTCGAGGGGCTCCCCAACGTTCCCACGGTCGTCGGCCGGCGGGGACCCTACGCCCTCGAGATCACCCGGGTTCCGGGAGTCCCGGTCTCGGGACGCCGCCCCCCGGAGGTCACGGAGCGGTTCATCGAGCGGCTGGGCCAGCTTTTCGATGCGCTGCACGCGCGAGGCGTGGCGCATGGCGACGCGCACTGCCGCAATGTGCTGATGGCCGGCGAGGAGCCGTACCTGGTCGATTTTTCGACCGCCTGGGTGACGGGGAGACACCCGATCCTCGACCGCTTCCTCTTCGAATGGTACAAGCAGCTCGACCGGCGGAAGATCTACAAGCTGGAGATCGATCTCTTCGGCCGGGACGTCCCGCCGCCAAGGATGTTCCTGCTCTACCGGTTGGTGAAGGAGGGCGCGTTGGCTCGCTTCTTGAAAAACCTCGTTCTGGTCGTGGGAATCCTGGCGATCCTCGTGCTCGCGCGGCCGACCCGCGCGTCGCTGATCGGCGGAGGCATGGTGGCGGCGCTCGGCCAGGGGATCCGGATCTGGGCGGCCGGCCACCTGCGCCGGAACCGTGAAGTGACGACCTCGGGGCCGTACGCCTACGTGAGGGACCCGCTCTACCTCGGCCGCCTCCTGCTGCTGGTCGGTTTCGGCATCATGGCCTGGGGTCCGGCGCTGTGGGTCCTTGCGGTGGGAGTCGTCCTGTTCCTCGCCAGCTACATGCCGCGGAAGCTGGCCAAGGAGCCGGAACGGCTCGAGAACCTCTTTGGGGAAGAGTACGCGCGCTACGCCGCCCAAGTCCGCAGTCTGCTCCCCCGGCTCACGCCCTACCCCGAGCGGGCACGGCGGAGCTGGAGCTTCGAGCTGTTCTGGCGCGAGAACCGGGAGCAGTACTTCCTGCTCGGAACGCTCCTGGTGGGGGCCGTCCTCGTCTGGCGCCATCTCGCGGGTTCGTGAGGAGACGTTTGCGGCCCCGGTTCCCCGCACCCTAAGCTGACCCGCCGCTCCCACCACCGCCCCCGAAAGGAGCCGGTCCCGGCCCATGAGCGACGAGCGGATCGAACGGACGAGCGGACGACTCGCGGCCCGGCGGACGGCGGGTTACGCCGCCGCGGCCGTCCTGGGGTGCGTGTTGCTGCTCTCCGCTTGGACGAAGGGAGCCGACCCGGAGGGATTCGCCGCCCAGATCGTCCGCGAGGGGCTTCTCCCGGGGTCGCTGGCCGGCTTCGCCGCGGTGCTCGTCGTTGCGCTCGAGGCGGGGCTGGGGGCGGCTCTGCTCGCGGGCCGGCTGGTGCCGCCGGTCCTGGCCGCGGGCACGGCGCTGATGGGGGCGTTCTGGCTGCTCGCCGGCTGGCAGTTCTTCGTGCCTCCGGACGACCCGTCGAGCTGCGGCTGTTTCGGCAACC contains:
- a CDS encoding DUF2142 domain-containing protein, which encodes MAAYASLFQGCRPIWEPDEGRYTAVAVQMLESGDWIHPRLHPAHPHYSKPPFTYWALAASLAVFGRNEWAARMPNALALAALIAIAARLGRRFAPRAGWAAGFAVATMPGPLVAANVVTTDTLLAAWEALGALGFVTAWWAGDERQRRRGAFLMWTAFGMAFLTKGPPGLLPLLAFAVFALLERRWQGLAAFRSAAGLAAFAVLAFGWFAVVIAQEPVLLRYFLFNEFVERIASGVHRRNPEWYGPFKAYLPGLLLGSLPWTLPAMKGLGRGLADLRRRSPGAAAEDRLLALWVGVPLVVLSLAKSRLPLYVLPLFLPLALLAVRRLPFPESPRLRGARMWTAAALALATLGLRAVPWHPAPHRDALRASREIAELAGAVPAEVLFVDTRPWYGLSFYMGTQVDRARLHPVRLPDGRDEALARHLERAIRGPRLVAGWPQLLDEIREQARSRGYAVEPLGIIDGLLFCRLGGER
- a CDS encoding glycosyltransferase produces the protein MVRAVQGVPSRPAPRFASLDAPGHEGSRPGPGGLAAALARRGSRGSSARPLGRRASGRALAGEVPAAAVRPAAVPPARPPCGAAAALSRIAAAPRCAHVDRRGPRSRDPRAPCRPLASRAAPRCSPRLAGDRGAGWRGARGGAVRGHPPVVRSELLHGHAGRPRPPPPGPSAGRTRRGAGAASRAGDPGAPAGGRVAPASRRDPGTGPLEGICRRAARDHRRVAVLPAGRRALSDGRRRPEVSIVLPAYDERESLPALLDELASELAGAPFSYEVIVVDDGSRDGTAEIADEAAARDPRVRALHLARNSGQSAAFAVGFRHARGEIVVTLDADGQNPPAEIPRLVAAVRGGADVAAGYRATRRDSWWRRLQSRIANRIRNLLTHETIRDTGCSLKAFRAEFARDLPAFDGMHRFLPTLCRILGATTVVEVPVAHRPRRAGRSKYGMANRALRGLFDLLAVRWMQRRWLPPRRLVLRGPGEGEHGR